In the Lachnospiraceae bacterium genome, ATTTTTATTTGGATCTTTTGTTCTATCACTTGAAATTGCGTTGTTATGTTGTGGTAGAATTGAAAGCCTGTGATTTTGAACCAGGATTTATCAGCCAATAAAATATGTATCAGAATATAGTAAATGATATTTTGCGCCATCCTGATGTTAAACCAACAATTGGACTTTTATTGGTTAAGGGTAAGAATAAAACTGTAGTAGAATACTCTTTGTCTGGTTATCAGAACCCGATTGGCGTAGCAGAGTGGCAAAATCAGCTTACGCAATCTTTGCCAAAGGAGCTGCAGAGTAGTTTGCCTTCTATTGAGGAAATAGAAAGAGAATTGGAATAACGGCAAAATTGATAGAAAAAGTGCAACGGCCGTTGCACAAATGGGATAATAGCTGTGATTAATGGCCAGTGGATTAAATCAATTCGGTTTAAGCTACCGATTATTGAAAATGATTTAAGTATAGGTTTGGACAACGGTGAACATGTTGAGACGGCTGCCTTAATCGTAAAAAATGAGTAAATACGAGCCTTTGTGGAAGTGGATAAAAGAAAACGGCACAGCCAGTCTGCAGCTGACTTATGCCGAAATCGAAAACATTGCAGGGATACCGATAGATCATTCCTTTCTTTCCTATAAAAAGGAACTGGCTGCATATGGGTATCAGGTCGGGAAGATTTCTATGAAGAAGCAGACGGTGACTTTTAAGAAAATAGTAGAATAGAAGCGGGAGGAGAGAATGAATCAGGAGCTTATTCAGTATATAGAAAGCGAGATTTTTCCATTATATCAGCGCAATGAAGAGGGACATGGCATTTCGCATATTAAAACGGTTATCAAGCGGAGTCTGGAGCTGGCGCAGGAGTATGAGGTAGATCTCAATATGGTCTACACGGTTGCTGCCTATCATGACCTAG is a window encoding:
- a CDS encoding DUF1016 domain-containing protein, translated to MYQNIVNDILRHPDVKPTIGLLLVKGKNKTVVEYSLSGYQNPIGVAEWQNQLTQSLPKELQSSLPSIEEIERELE